From the Brachyspira sp. SAP_772 genome, one window contains:
- a CDS encoding magnesium transporter yields IFFLPLLIDSAGNAGAQSSTLIIRSLSLGDVKKSDWLFMFFKEIAISSILGITMSLAVSLLAIFRGGLMIALVVSLSMICVVVIGSLIGLCLPFIFVKLKKDPTTSSVPLVTSICDITGTSIYLLLASIILTKINI; encoded by the coding sequence ATATTCTTTTTACCGCTTCTAATTGACAGTGCTGGAAATGCCGGAGCTCAATCTTCCACGCTCATAATAAGAAGTTTATCGCTTGGAGATGTAAAAAAAAGCGACTGGCTCTTTATGTTTTTTAAAGAGATTGCTATATCTTCTATACTTGGTATTACTATGAGTTTAGCTGTTTCGCTTCTTGCTATATTTAGAGGAGGATTAATGATAGCYTTGGTGGTATCATTATCTATGATATGCGTTGTAGTGATAGGAAGYCTTATAGGGTTATGTTTGCCTTTTATATTTGTTAAATTAAAAAAAGACCCTACTACAAGCAGCGTGCCTTTAGTAACTTCTATTTGTGATATTACAGGTACTTCTATATATTTATTATTAGCAAGCATTATACTCACAAAAATTAATATATAA